A region of Lycium barbarum isolate Lr01 chromosome 3, ASM1917538v2, whole genome shotgun sequence DNA encodes the following proteins:
- the LOC132632671 gene encoding probable pectate lyase P59 isoform X2, with product MRFTKHNLFLFFLVVVLVVSIEAHIGEYDEIWRKRAQQAKKAARHAYHPNPKIVANHLNNQVDKAIRGSNSRRRDLHRYSGKCMATNPIDQCWRCDPNWARNRMKLTDCVLGFGRKTTGGKGGKIYVVKDNSDKDLVNPKPGTLRHAVIQPEPLWIIFAKNMVIRLSEELIMTSNKTIDARGRQVHIAHGGGLMLQFIHNVIISNLHIHDVKAGSGGLIRDSVKHYGYRSKSDGDGISIFGSTNVWVDHVSMSNCQDGLIDAVEASTAITISNCHFTKHNEVMLFGASDSSSGDSIMQITLAFNHFGQGLRQRMPRVRWGFVHAVNNDYTHWLMYAIGGSMHPTILSQGNRFIAPPNANAKEVTKRDYAPESVWKNWVWKSQGDLMMNGAFFVESGNPKHAFLKGPDMINSKPGSFVSSLTRFSGSLNCIEGKPC from the exons ATGAGATTCACAAAGCATAATTTGTTTTTATTCTTTCTTGTGGTTGTTCTAGTTGTTAGCATTGAGGCACACATTGGGGAGTATGATGAGATATGGCGGAAGCGAGCCCAACAAGCAAAGAAAGCCGCTCGCCATGCCTATCATCCTAATCCTAAGATTGTAGCTAACCATCTTAACAACCAGGTTGACAA GGCTATACGAGGTAGCAATAGCAGAAGAAGGGACCTGCACAGGTACAGCGGTAAATGCATGGCTACTAATCCTATAGACCAATGCTGGAGGTGTGACCCAAACTGGGCTCGAAACCGAATGAAACTAACCGATTGTGTCCTTGGCTTTGGCCGCAAGACAACGGGTGGCAAAGGCGGAAAAATCTACGTAGTAAAGGACAATTCGGACAAAGACTTAGTTAATCCTAAGCCGGGCACATTGCGCCACGCTGTCATCCAGCCGGAGCCACTTTGGATTATATTTGCCAAGAACATGGTGATTAGGCTTAGCGAGGAACTTATTATGACCAGCAACAAGACGATTGACGCCCGAGGAAGGCAAGTTCATATTGCTCATGGTGGTGGACTTATGTTACAGTTCATACACAATGTGATTATTAGTAACCTTCACATTCATGATGTTAAGGCTGGTAGTGGTGGCTTAATTAGAGACTCCGTCAAGCATTATGGTTATCGATCGAAAAGTGATGGCGATGGTATTTCAATCTTTGGATCCACAAATGTTTGGGTCGACCACGTTTCCATGTCCAATTGTCAGGATGGTCTCATTGATGCTGTTGAGGCTTCTACTGCCATTACCATTTCCAATTGCCATTTCACTAAACATAATGAA GTTATGTTGTTTGGTGCAAGTGATAGCTCTTCAGGGGACTCTATTATGCAAATAACACTTGCTTTCAATCATTTTGGGCAAGGGTTGAGGCAGAGGATGCCCAGAGTGAGATGGGGATTTGTTCATGCTGTCAACAACGATTACACACATTGGCTAATGTATGCCATCGGAGGAAGCATGCATCCCACCATCCTTAGCCAGGGAAATCGTTTCATCGCTCCTCCTAATGCTAACGCCAAAGAG GTGACGAAAAGGGATTATGCACCCGAAAGCGTGTGGAAGAATTGGGTGTGGAAATCACAAGGAGATCTTATGATGAACGGGGCGTTCTTTGTAGAATCCGGAAATCCAAAACATGCATTCTTGAAAGGTCCTGATATGATCAACTCCAAGCCAGGATCATTCGTGAGCAGCCTGACACGATTTTCAGGCTCTCTCAACTGCATTGAGGGGAAGCCTTGTTAA
- the LOC132632671 gene encoding pectate lyase-like isoform X1: MRFTKHNLFLFFLVVVLVVSIEAHIGEYDEIWRKRAQQAKKAARHAYHPNPKIVANHLNNQVDKAIRGSNSRRRDLHRYSGKCMATNPIDQCWRCDPNWARNRMKLTDCVLGFGRKTTGGKGGKIYVVKDNSDKDLVNPKPGTLRHAVIQPEPLWIIFAKNMVIRLSEELIMTSNKTIDARGRQVHIAHGGGLMLQFIHNVIISNLHIHDVKAGSGGLIRDSVKHYGYRSKSDGDGISIFGSTNVWVDHVSMSNCQDGLIDAVEASTAITISNCHFTKHNEVNYLQIPSLKFPLETKSLIFVLKLLQVMLFGASDSSSGDSIMQITLAFNHFGQGLRQRMPRVRWGFVHAVNNDYTHWLMYAIGGSMHPTILSQGNRFIAPPNANAKEVTKRDYAPESVWKNWVWKSQGDLMMNGAFFVESGNPKHAFLKGPDMINSKPGSFVSSLTRFSGSLNCIEGKPC, from the exons ATGAGATTCACAAAGCATAATTTGTTTTTATTCTTTCTTGTGGTTGTTCTAGTTGTTAGCATTGAGGCACACATTGGGGAGTATGATGAGATATGGCGGAAGCGAGCCCAACAAGCAAAGAAAGCCGCTCGCCATGCCTATCATCCTAATCCTAAGATTGTAGCTAACCATCTTAACAACCAGGTTGACAA GGCTATACGAGGTAGCAATAGCAGAAGAAGGGACCTGCACAGGTACAGCGGTAAATGCATGGCTACTAATCCTATAGACCAATGCTGGAGGTGTGACCCAAACTGGGCTCGAAACCGAATGAAACTAACCGATTGTGTCCTTGGCTTTGGCCGCAAGACAACGGGTGGCAAAGGCGGAAAAATCTACGTAGTAAAGGACAATTCGGACAAAGACTTAGTTAATCCTAAGCCGGGCACATTGCGCCACGCTGTCATCCAGCCGGAGCCACTTTGGATTATATTTGCCAAGAACATGGTGATTAGGCTTAGCGAGGAACTTATTATGACCAGCAACAAGACGATTGACGCCCGAGGAAGGCAAGTTCATATTGCTCATGGTGGTGGACTTATGTTACAGTTCATACACAATGTGATTATTAGTAACCTTCACATTCATGATGTTAAGGCTGGTAGTGGTGGCTTAATTAGAGACTCCGTCAAGCATTATGGTTATCGATCGAAAAGTGATGGCGATGGTATTTCAATCTTTGGATCCACAAATGTTTGGGTCGACCACGTTTCCATGTCCAATTGTCAGGATGGTCTCATTGATGCTGTTGAGGCTTCTACTGCCATTACCATTTCCAATTGCCATTTCACTAAACATAATGAAGTAAATTATCTCCAAATTCCAAGTCTTAAATTCCCACTTGAGACAAAAAGTTTAATTTTTGTGCTTAAACTTTTGCAGGTTATGTTGTTTGGTGCAAGTGATAGCTCTTCAGGGGACTCTATTATGCAAATAACACTTGCTTTCAATCATTTTGGGCAAGGGTTGAGGCAGAGGATGCCCAGAGTGAGATGGGGATTTGTTCATGCTGTCAACAACGATTACACACATTGGCTAATGTATGCCATCGGAGGAAGCATGCATCCCACCATCCTTAGCCAGGGAAATCGTTTCATCGCTCCTCCTAATGCTAACGCCAAAGAG GTGACGAAAAGGGATTATGCACCCGAAAGCGTGTGGAAGAATTGGGTGTGGAAATCACAAGGAGATCTTATGATGAACGGGGCGTTCTTTGTAGAATCCGGAAATCCAAAACATGCATTCTTGAAAGGTCCTGATATGATCAACTCCAAGCCAGGATCATTCGTGAGCAGCCTGACACGATTTTCAGGCTCTCTCAACTGCATTGAGGGGAAGCCTTGTTAA
- the LOC132632672 gene encoding F-box protein At2g26160-like, which translates to MSNWSELQYDLLVLIGTHINLIEDYLNYAAVCKSWRCAATKDNFNSDLPRIPWLMLAEEEDNKDDGNSCRKFFSLYNGMILKKRIPKASGKRCMESMGWLITVGQDESASLLHPFSGVQIELPHPNTTEDYERHRIGEPWNFFHKAVLSASPSHTSDYVLMVIEGNMKFVSFWRPGDLRWTRINYRNYYHIHRDIIYCTGKFYAVDCNGVVLVYDVTNSSPTQILAELPEHHGGDQCYILESMGSLFVVVRYGVKFRPIKGGSDRIPLTPMFDDEETYGTTSFGVFEVDLAAEKLNETKELGDRALFLGANTSLSVQASQFPGVKPNHIYYTDDYWESYLHYVEGGGLDMGVFNLANGSFEPHYNGVSLSRFCPPIWVTPTLY; encoded by the coding sequence ATGTCGAATTGGTCGGAGCTTCAGTATGATCTGCTGGTTCTAATAGGTACACATATAAATCTGATTGAGGACTATCTAAATTACGCGGCTGTCTGCAAATCTTGGCGATGTGCCGCCACCAAGGACAATTTCAACAGCGACCTGCCTAGAATTCCTTGGCTAATGTTAGCAGAGGAAGAGGATAACAAGGATGATGGCAATTCATGTCGAAAATTCTTCAGCCTCTACAATGGCATGATTTTGAAGAAGAGGATTCCGAAAGCCAGCGGAAAAAGGTGTATGGAGTCTATGGGATGGCTTATCACAGTCGGACAAGATGAGAGTGCCAGTCTGCTACATCCCTTCTCCGGTGTTCAAATCGAATTGCCCCATCCAAATACCACCGAGGATTATGAACGCCACCGGATAGGCGAACCATGGAATTTTTTTCACAAGGCCGTTTTATCAGCCAGTCCTTCTCATACATCAGACTACGTTCTCATGGTCATTGAGGGAAATATGAAATTCGTCAGTTTTTGGAGGCCAGGAGACTTGAGATGGACCAGGATTAACTACAGAAACTATTATCATATACATCGTGATATAATTTATTGTACTGGAAAATTTTATGCAGTTGATTGTAATGGCGTCGTGCTAGTCTATGATGTTACCAATTCTAGTCCCACTCAAATATTAGCAGAGTTACCAGAGCATCACGGGGGAGACCAGTGCTATATCCTAGAATCAATGGGATCATTATTTGTAGTTGTGCGATACGGAGTAAAATTTAGGCCCATCAAAGGAGGCAGCGACAGGATTCCGCTAACACCAATGTTTGATGATGAAGAAACTTATGGGACAACGAGTTTTGGAGTTTTCGAGGTCGATTTAGCTGCTGAAAAATTGAATGAAACCAAGGAATTAGGGGACAGAGCTCTTTTTTTGGGTGCTAATACATCTCTCTCAGTCCAAGCTTCTCAATTTCCTGGAGTCAAGCCCAATCATATTTATTATACGGATGATTATTGGGAATCATATCTCCACTATGTAGAAGGTGGCGGCTTGGATATGGGTGTTTTTAACTTAGCAAATGGCAGCTTCGAGCCTCACTACAACGGTGTTTCCCTCAGCCGTTTTTGTCCACCAATTTGGGTCACTCCAACCCTGTATTGA
- the LOC132634217 gene encoding 22.0 kDa heat shock protein-like isoform X2, which translates to MAHYGDYREGANWTSSVKSIYEDIEPPSGWIEDQENHYFVIDLPGFKRDEVKLQVDTFGNITVSGERKVREYKFIRFQKSTKAPEKSKPEDTSAKLEDGILYVIIPKELPENNERDEAAIASSYQEENQQKKTEEIESSDGDETDQKGNDKEGLKGKSDEEECHDATMAKKGHEGDLFAAGKQILMKNKTIVITALLAFSFGVYVSQKFQSSKID; encoded by the exons ATGGCACATTATGGGGATTACAGAGAAGGAGCTAATTGGACAAGCTCAGTCAAATCGATATATGAAGATATTGAACCTCCATCTGGCTGGATAGAGGATCAGGAAAACCATTATTTTGTTATTGATCTCCCTG GATTCAAAAGGGACGAGGTGAAGCTCCAAGTTGATACATTTGGCAATATAACGGTAAGTGGAGAAAGGAAGGTCAGGGAATATAAGTTTATCCGCTTTCAGAAATCAACTAAAGCACCTGAAAAATCGAAACCTGAGGATACCAGCGCAAAGCTTGAAGACGGGATTCTATATGTGATCATCCCGAAGGAATTACCAGAAAACAATGAACGCGACGAGGCAGCAATTGCTAGCTCTTATCAGGAAGAGAATCAGCAAAAGAAAACGGAGGAAATAGAAAGTTCAGATGGTGATGAAACAGACCAAAAAGGAAATGACAAAGAGGGATTGAAAGGAAAAAGCGATGAAGAAGAATGTCATGATGCAACTATGGCGAAGAAGGGGCACGAGGGCGATCTATTTGCAGCAGGAAAACAGATTCTGATGAAGAACAAAACGATTGTAATTACAGCATTGCTAGCATTTTCTTTCGGGGTTTACGTTTCTCAAAAATTTCAATCAAGTAAAATTGATTAA
- the LOC132634217 gene encoding 22.0 kDa heat shock protein-like isoform X1: MAHYGDYREGANWTSSVKSIYEDIEPPSGWIEDQENHYFVIDLPEGFKRDEVKLQVDTFGNITVSGERKVREYKFIRFQKSTKAPEKSKPEDTSAKLEDGILYVIIPKELPENNERDEAAIASSYQEENQQKKTEEIESSDGDETDQKGNDKEGLKGKSDEEECHDATMAKKGHEGDLFAAGKQILMKNKTIVITALLAFSFGVYVSQKFQSSKID; this comes from the exons ATGGCACATTATGGGGATTACAGAGAAGGAGCTAATTGGACAAGCTCAGTCAAATCGATATATGAAGATATTGAACCTCCATCTGGCTGGATAGAGGATCAGGAAAACCATTATTTTGTTATTGATCTCCCTG AAGGATTCAAAAGGGACGAGGTGAAGCTCCAAGTTGATACATTTGGCAATATAACGGTAAGTGGAGAAAGGAAGGTCAGGGAATATAAGTTTATCCGCTTTCAGAAATCAACTAAAGCACCTGAAAAATCGAAACCTGAGGATACCAGCGCAAAGCTTGAAGACGGGATTCTATATGTGATCATCCCGAAGGAATTACCAGAAAACAATGAACGCGACGAGGCAGCAATTGCTAGCTCTTATCAGGAAGAGAATCAGCAAAAGAAAACGGAGGAAATAGAAAGTTCAGATGGTGATGAAACAGACCAAAAAGGAAATGACAAAGAGGGATTGAAAGGAAAAAGCGATGAAGAAGAATGTCATGATGCAACTATGGCGAAGAAGGGGCACGAGGGCGATCTATTTGCAGCAGGAAAACAGATTCTGATGAAGAACAAAACGATTGTAATTACAGCATTGCTAGCATTTTCTTTCGGGGTTTACGTTTCTCAAAAATTTCAATCAAGTAAAATTGATTAA
- the LOC132632673 gene encoding protein QUIRKY, whose amino-acid sequence MNNMSSGPPPEQQPDPPPPKPPQIVRKLVVEIFDARNLLPKDGQGSSSPYVVVDFDGQKKRTSTVHRNLNPEWNEGLEFIISDPRTMEFEELDIEVFNDKRLSNGNARKNHFLGRVKLYGSQFARRGEEGLIYFPLEKKSVFSWIRGELGLKIYYYDEMVQEQEEPPPPQPEQQQQQQQQLQQQQPPQEEVKKTPVYVVMEEPRHRMLEVPMMMPTEVPMEGHTQEHSPPIVTIEESPPPQMNMPPEQQQQQFLHRHEEGPQVMMSGPPPDQYPAPEVKRMQAGRAGERLRVMKRPNGDYSPRVISGKVGVESEKISAFDLVEPMQYLFVRIVKARGLAPSECPFIKIRTSTHFLRSKPGIIRPGEAYSNPEWQQVFALGYNKQETTNSTLEISVWDRASDHFLGGVCLDLSDVPVRDPPDSPLAPQWYQLEGSADDQHKVSGDIQLSVWIGTQADDAFPESCSSDAPYVAHTRPKVYQSPKLWYLRVTVIEAQDLHIAPNLPPLTAPEVRVKARLAFQSVRTRRGSMKHHSSAFHWNEDLIFVAGDPLEDSLFLLVEDCTTKEPVPLGYIIIPVSSIEQRLDERLVPAKWFGLESGPGGAYCGRLHLRMCLEGGYHVLDEAAHVCSDFRPTAKQLWKPAVGILELGILGARGLLPLKSKGPGKGSTDAYCVAKYGKKWVRTRTLTDTFDPRWNEQYTWQVYDPCTVLTIGVFDNRRMFADGCDNQPDFRIGKVRIRVSTLENNKVYTNSYPLLVLSRSGLKKMGEIEVAIRFVCPSLLPETCAVYGQPVLPKMHYLRPLGVAQQEALRGAAIKMVASWLARSEPPLGPEVVRYMLDADSHTWSMRKSKANWFRIVAVLAWAVGLAKWLDDIRRWRNPVTTILVHVLYLVLVWYPDLIVPTGFLYVFLIGVWYYRFRPKIPAGMDTRISQSETVDPDELDEEFDTMPSSKPPEIIRMRYDRLRILAARVQTVLGDFATQGERVQALVSWRDPRATKLFIILCLIITIVLYAVPPKMVAVALGFYFLRHPMFRDPMPPATLNFFRRLPSLSDRLM is encoded by the coding sequence ATGAATAATATGTCATCTGGGCCACCACCGGAGCAGCAACCCGACCCACCACCACCAAAACCACCACAAATAGTCCGTAAACTCGTAGTGGAAATTTTTGACGCTAGGAATCTACTACCAAAAGACGGGCAAGGCAGTTCTAGCCCATATGTTGTGGTGGATTTTGATGGTCAAAAGAAGCGTACCTCAACTGTGCACAGAAATCTTAACCCAGAATGGAATGAAGGTCTGGAATTCATTATTTCTGATCCAAGAACAATGGAATTTGAAGAGCTGGATATTGAGGTTTTTAATGATAAGAGGCTGAGCAATGGAAATGCAAGGAAGAATCATTTTTTAGGGAGAGTTAAGCTTTATGGGAGTCAGTTTGCTAGGAGAGGTGAAGAGGGTTTGATTTACTTTCCTTTAGAGAAAAAGAGTGTTTTTAGTTGGATTAGAGGCGAGCTTGGTTTGAAGATTTATTACTATGATGAAATGGTGCAAGAACAAGAAGAACCACCACCACCGCAAccggaacaacaacaacaacaacaacaacagctgCAGCAGCAacaaccaccacaagaagaagtgAAGAAAACCCCTGTTTATGTTGTAATGGAAGAGCCGCGTCATAGGATGCTCGAAGTTCCTATGATGATGCCTACCGAGGTTCCCATGGAAGGACACACACAGGAGCATTCTCCACCTATCGTTACAATTGAGGAATCTCCACCACCACAGATGAATATGCCACCGGAACAGCAGCAACAACAGTTTCTTCACAGGCATGAAGAGGGCCCACAAGTGATGATGAGTGGGCCACCACCTGATCAGTATCCAGCGCCAGAAGTGAAACGGATGCAAGCGGGTAGAGCTGGAGAAAGATTAAGAGTCATGAAACGACCAAACGGAGACTATTCGCCACGTGTAATCTCCGGTAAAGTCGGAGTTGAATCCGAAAAAATCTCTGCCTTCGACCTCGTTGAACCAATGCAATACCTCTTCGTTAGAATTGTTAAAGCTAGAGGTCTTGCACCAAGTGAATGCCCATTCATAAAGATCCGTACATCAACCCATTTCCTCCGGTCAAAACCCGGAATTATCCGACCCGGTGAAGCTTATTCCAATCCAGAGTGGCAACAGGTCTTTGCTTTAGGCTACAACAAACAAGAGACAACCAATTCAACACTTGAAATTTCAGTTTGGGATAGGGCTTCCGACCATTTCTTAGGTGGGGTCTGTCTCGACCTTTCCGATGTACCAGTGAGGGACCCACCTGATAGTCCTCTTGCTCCTCAATGGTATCAGCTTGAAGGTAGTGCTGATGACCAACACAAAGTTTCAGGTGACATTCAGCTTTCTGTTTGGATTGGAACTCAAGCAGATGATGCATTTCCTGAATCTTGCAGCTCAGACGCGCCGTACGTGGCCCACACGCGCCCAAAAGTGTATCAATCTCCTAAGTTATGGTATCTGAGGGTTACAGTGATTGAAGCTCAGGACCTTCACATTGCTCCCAATTTACCCCCGTTGACTGCACCGGAGGTAAGAGTCAAAGCTCGGCTGGCGTTTCAATCGGTGAGGACTCGACGAGGGTCCATGAAGCATCACAGTTCCGCGTTCCACTGGAATGAAGATTTGATATTCGTTGCCGGTGATCCACTTGAAGACAGCCTCTTTTTGCTTGTGGAAGACTGTACGACGAAGGAGCCAGTGCCTCTCGGGTACATAATAATTCCCGTGAGCTCGATTGAGCAACGACTCGATGAGCGACTTGTGCCAGCTAAGTGGTTCGGATTAGAAAGTGGGCCTGGTGGGGCTTACTGTGGAAGGCTACACTTGAGGATGTGCTTAGAAGGAGGATATCACGTGCTTGACGAAGCAGCGCACGTGTGTAGTGATTTCAGGCCCACGGCTAAGCAGCTATGGAAGCCTGCTGTTGGTATTTTGGAGCTGGGTATTCTTGGAGCTCGCGGGTtgttacctttgaaatccaagggTCCGGGAAAAGGATCCACAGATGCTTATTGTGTTGCAAAATATGGTAAGAAATGGGTCAGGACTCGGACTTTAACTGATACGTTTGACCCACGTTGGAACGAGCAGTACACGTGGCAAGTATACGATCCTTGTACAGTTCTTACAATTGGAGTATTCGACAATAGGCGTATGTTTGCTGATGGGTGTGATAATCAGCCTGATTTCCGTATAGGAAAAGTACGTATACGAGTCTCTACATTAGAGAATAACAAAGTGTACACAAATTCCTATCCGCTGCTAGTTCTGTCGCGGTCGGGGTTGAAGAAAATGGGTGAAATCGAAGTAGCAATTCGATTTGTTTGCCCATCACTGTTACCAGAAACATGTGCTGTTTATGGGCAGCCAGTGTTACCAAAGATGCATTATCTACGCCCACTCGGGGTGGCTCAACAAGAGGCATTGAGAGGGGCAGCTATCAAAATGGTTGCATCATGGTTAGCTCGATCCGAGCCACCTTTGGGACCAGAGGTAGTTCGCTACATGTTGGATGCGGATTCTCACACGTGGAGCATGAGGAAGAGTAAGGCTAATTGGTTCCGGATAGTAGCCGTGTTAGCTTGGGCTGTTGGGTTAGCAAAATGGTTGGATGACATTAGAAGGTGGAGAAATCCAGTAACAACCATACTAGTCCATGTTTTATACTTGGTGCTTGTTTGGTATCCAGATTTGATTGTCCCCACCGGGTTTTTGTACGTGTTTTTAATCGGTGTGTGGTATTACCGGTTCAGGCCTAAAATACCCGCAGGTATGGATACCCGAATATCCCAATCGGAAACAGTCGACCCGGATGAATTGGATGAGGAATTCGACACAATGCCAAGTTCAAAACCACCCGAAATAATTCGGATGCGTTATGACAGATTGAGGATATTGGCAGCAAGGGTCCAAACGGTTTTAGGTGATTTTGCAACACAAGGAGAAAGGGTCCAAGCATTGGTCAGCTGGAGGGACCCAAGGGCCACAAAATTGTTCATCATCCTGTGCTTAATTATAACAATAGTCCTATATGCAGTGCCACCAAAAATGGTAGCAGTGGCCCTTGGATTCTACTTCCTGCGACATCCTATGTTCAGGGACCCAATGCCACCTGCAACTTTGAATTTCTTTAGGAGACTTCCAAGTTTATCTGACCGCTTGATGTAG
- the LOC132631400 gene encoding protein PXR1: MPETEGTAKHDAATKTEDEEIYEKEKEDKHSDEDGKDDKDEKEGKDKKKKKKDKDEKNDEKDNKKNKKKDKKEKNSNDKKDIAKLKLKVEKIDAKMQDLEEKREVILELFNEAGKIAANASAARLPFDPLSSHLTKKKKKAK, translated from the coding sequence ATGCCAGAGACGGAAGGTACAGCAAAACATGACGCTGCAACCAAAACTGAAGATGAGGAAATTTATGAGAAGGAGAAAGAAGATAAGCATTCGGATGAAGATGGAAAAGACGATAAAGATGAGAAGGAAGGTAAggataagaagaagaagaagaaagacaagGATGAAAAAAACGATGAAAAAGAtaacaagaagaacaagaagaaggaTAAAAAAGAGAAGAATTCCAATGATAAGAAGGACATAGCAAAACTCAAGCTTAAAGTGGAGAAAATTGATGCTAAAATGCAGGATCTGGAAGAAAAGAGGGAGGTAATTCTCGAGCTGTTTAATGAAGCTGGCAAAATTGCAGCCAATGCAAGTGCTGCTCGCCTTCCATTCGATCCCTTATCGAGCCACTTgacgaaaaaaaagaaaaaagccaAGTGA